The Polaribacter sp. Q13 sequence CATCTTATCATATCAATTTTAATTTTCTTAAAAGAAAATATAATAAAAATTGGAATTGCAGCTATTGTCGGTTTAATTGCAGGTGTATTTTTAGAAGTAAAAAAAACAGATACATTTGAGTCTGAACTATTATTAGAACCAAATTTTAAAAGTACGAGACAGTTATATGATAATATAAATTACTACAATAATCTTGTTAAGCAAAGAGATACGTTAGCATTAGAAAAAACGTTTAAGCTTGATAAAGGGGATGCTGCTAGTCTTAATAAATTTGAGATTTCACCTATTGTAACAGAGAATGATATTATTAATTCTTACAATAGTTTTGTGTTATCTGTAGATACTACAACCGTAAAGAGCTATACTTTTCTTGAGTTTAAGGAATCGTTTACTGATTATGATTATAGATTTCATAAAGTAACAGTTACAGCAAAAAAGAATGATGTTTTTGATAAATTAGATGAAGTAATAATTTCTTCGGTAGTAAAGAATAAATACTTTAATCGATTAAAAGAATTAACGAATAGAAACTTAAATAGAACAGACTCTTTATATCGACAAAACTTAACGCAAATAGATTCTTTAAGAAAGGTTTATATGCAGGTGATGGTAGTAGAAGCAAAGAAGCAAACTACAGGTACCAATATAGATTTAGGTGGAGAAAAAAGAACTACAAAAGAGTTAGAACTGTTTGATAAGAATAGACAGATTAATAATGATTTAAAAAATATTGCATCACAAAAGGCTACACAATACGAGGTCATTAACGTTATTTCTAATTTTCAACCAATAGGAACTAAAATTAAAGGAGTAACCAAAAATTATGCTTTTTTATTAGGTGTCTTAGGAGCCGTTTTTATGATTGTATTATTAGTTTTATTAAAGCTTAACAAGTATTTAGGGAATTATAAAAAATAGATAAATGCAAACAATTCTTATTACAGGAGGAGCAGGGTTTATAGGTGCAAATTTTATTCCTTATTTTTTAAAAAATAATAAAGATTTACAAGTTGTAAATTTAGATGTATTAACCTATGCCGGTAATGTTTCTAATCTAAGTGAGATTAAAGATAACTCTAGATATATTTTTATTAAAGGAGATATTTGTGATCGGAATTTAGTAGAAGAATTATTTAAAAAATATAATTTTTCTGGAGTAATTCATTTTGCAGCAGAATCTCATGTAGATAATTCCATTAAAAATCCTGATGCTTTTGTAAGAACAAATGTTTTTGGAACTTTTAATTTATTAGATATTGCGAGAAATTACTGGATGGAATCTCCAAACGTATATAAAGAAGGTTATCAAGATTGTAGATTTCATCATATTTCTACAGATGAGGTGTACGGAACTTTAGGAGAAACAGGTTTGTTTACAGAAGAGACTTCATATGCGCCAAATAGCCCTTATAGTGCTTCAAAAGCATCATCAGATTTTATGGTAAGAAGCTATTTTCATACCTATGGAATGAATGTTATTACCACAAATTGTTCTAATAACTACGGACCAAAACAACATGACGAAAAGTTAATACCTACAATAATTAGAAAAGCAATTTCTGGAGAAAATATCCCCATTTATGGAGATGGAAAAAATATTAGAGATTGGTTGTATGTTTTAGATCACTGTAAAGGTATCGAGCTAGTTTATAAGAAAGGAATAACAGGAGATACCTACAATATTGGAGGTAAAAATGAACGAGATAATCTGTATATCGCAAATATTATTTGTGAAATTTTAGATAAAGAGTTACCTAAAGAAAAATCATATAAAGAACAAATTAGCTTTGTAAAAGATAGACCTGGCCACGATTTTAGATATGCAATTGATGCTTCTAAAATAGAAAATAACTTAGGGTGGAATGCCCAAGAAAATTTTGAAACAGGAATTAAAAAAACCATTCAATGGTATTTAGAAAAATATAATTAAATATGAAAGGAATTATACTAGCTGGAGGGTCTGGGACAAGGCTACATCCTCTTACAATAGCAATTAGTAAGCAGTTAATGCCAGTATATGATAAACCGATGATTTATTATCCTATTTCTATTTTGATCCTTTCTGGGATTAGTGAAATATTAATAATTTCTACTCCTCAAGATTTACCATTATTTAAAAGATTATTGGGTGATGGAAAAAAATATGGATGTGATTTTAAATATGCTGTACAAGAAAAACCAAATGGATTGGCAGAAGCATTTATTATTGGTGAAGAATTTATTGGAAAAGATAATGTAGCTCTAATATTAGGTGATAATATTTTTTATGGTTCTGGATTACCTAGGTTATTAAAAGAAAATATAAAGCCAGACGGAGGAATTGTATATGCATATCATGTAAATGACCCAGAACGCTACGGTGTTGTAGAATTTGATGATGACTTTAATGTTATTTCTATTGAAGAGAAACCAGAAAACCCAAAATCTAATTTTGCGGTTCCAGGAATTTATTTTTATGACAACTCTGTAATAGAAATTGCAAAAAATATGAAGCCAAGTAAAAGAGGTGAATTGGAGATAACAGATATTAATAAAGCGTATTTAGAAAAAGGAAAGTTAAAAGTAACCGTTTTAGATAGAGGTACGGCTTGGTTAGATACAGGTAC is a genomic window containing:
- the rfbB gene encoding dTDP-glucose 4,6-dehydratase translates to MQTILITGGAGFIGANFIPYFLKNNKDLQVVNLDVLTYAGNVSNLSEIKDNSRYIFIKGDICDRNLVEELFKKYNFSGVIHFAAESHVDNSIKNPDAFVRTNVFGTFNLLDIARNYWMESPNVYKEGYQDCRFHHISTDEVYGTLGETGLFTEETSYAPNSPYSASKASSDFMVRSYFHTYGMNVITTNCSNNYGPKQHDEKLIPTIIRKAISGENIPIYGDGKNIRDWLYVLDHCKGIELVYKKGITGDTYNIGGKNERDNLYIANIICEILDKELPKEKSYKEQISFVKDRPGHDFRYAIDASKIENNLGWNAQENFETGIKKTIQWYLEKYN
- the rfbA gene encoding glucose-1-phosphate thymidylyltransferase RfbA, with the translated sequence MKGIILAGGSGTRLHPLTIAISKQLMPVYDKPMIYYPISILILSGISEILIISTPQDLPLFKRLLGDGKKYGCDFKYAVQEKPNGLAEAFIIGEEFIGKDNVALILGDNIFYGSGLPRLLKENIKPDGGIVYAYHVNDPERYGVVEFDDDFNVISIEEKPENPKSNFAVPGIYFYDNSVIEIAKNMKPSKRGELEITDINKAYLEKGKLKVTVLDRGTAWLDTGTFNSLMQASQFVQVIEERQGLKIGSLEEASFRAGFITKQEMYELAKPLLKSGYGKNLLEIK